In Streptomyces sp. NBC_01717, one DNA window encodes the following:
- a CDS encoding aldo/keto reductase, translating into MYLPSPDRYQAMPYRRTGRSGLLLPALSLGLWHNFGSDRTADTQGQILRRAFDLGITHFDLANNYGPPPGAAESAMGRALRTDFARLRDEIVISTKAGYLMWDGPYGEWGSRKSVLSSLDRSLTRLGLDYVDIFYSHRPDPDTPLEETMGALDSAVRQGKALYVGLSNYSPEQTREAARILKDLGTPLLIHQPRYSMLDRWVEDGLLTALDELGVGSIAYSPLEQGILSDRYLQGIPAGSRAAGDSPFLTPESVTPELISRLRALDEVASERGQSLAQMALAWVLRGGRVTSAVVGASSVAQLENSVDAVRHLEFSDEELARIEELLKTS; encoded by the coding sequence ATGTACCTCCCGTCCCCCGACCGCTACCAGGCCATGCCGTACCGGCGCACCGGACGCAGCGGTCTGCTGCTTCCCGCGCTCTCGCTCGGCCTCTGGCACAACTTCGGAAGCGACCGGACCGCGGACACCCAGGGGCAGATCCTGCGCCGGGCGTTCGATCTCGGCATCACACACTTCGATCTCGCCAACAACTACGGCCCGCCGCCCGGCGCCGCCGAGAGCGCGATGGGACGCGCCCTGAGGACGGACTTCGCCCGGCTCCGGGACGAGATCGTCATCTCCACCAAGGCGGGCTACCTGATGTGGGACGGGCCGTACGGGGAGTGGGGATCGCGCAAGTCCGTACTCTCGTCGCTCGACCGGAGCCTCACCAGGCTGGGCCTCGACTACGTCGACATCTTCTACTCCCACCGGCCCGACCCGGACACTCCGCTCGAAGAGACCATGGGGGCGCTGGACTCGGCGGTACGGCAGGGCAAGGCGCTCTATGTCGGCCTCTCCAACTACTCGCCGGAACAGACCCGGGAGGCGGCCAGGATCCTCAAGGACCTCGGCACCCCGCTGCTGATCCACCAGCCGCGCTACTCGATGCTGGACCGCTGGGTCGAGGACGGCCTGCTCACGGCGCTGGACGAGCTGGGCGTCGGCTCCATCGCCTACTCGCCGCTGGAACAGGGCATCCTCTCCGACCGCTATCTGCAGGGGATCCCGGCCGGCTCGCGCGCGGCGGGCGACAGCCCGTTCCTGACGCCCGAGTCGGTCACCCCGGAGCTGATCAGCCGGCTGCGCGCGCTGGACGAGGTCGCCTCCGAGCGCGGGCAGTCCCTGGCGCAGATGGCGCTGGCCTGGGTGCTGCGGGGCGGACGGGTCACGTCGGCCGTGGTCGGGGCGAGCAGCGTCGCTCAGCTGGAGAACAGCGTCGACGCCGTGCGGCACCTGGAGTTCAGTGACGAGGAACTGGCCCGGATCGAGGAACTTCTGAAGACCTCCTGA
- a CDS encoding acyltransferase family protein: MGGAHRRGGPQVAVRTEEVAAESVVPAAQKGGRDRYFDALRAFALVRVITYHTFEWPWLGLVFPSMGVMFALAGSLMARSLERPALRVIRGRLRRLLVPLWVFALVIGTAMLLHGWLPGPDVLNWVLPVGDPPGNAWGEQAWAVLWYLRTYLWFVLLSPVLLRAFRLAPLPVLALSLVPVVVLETVGSVPDGRLGSALSDLSVFLFCWLLGFAHRDGVLDRMRPALVVTVAPALLAAGAWWAFHHRVDGSYDLDDIPLAQALWSAGFVLLLLRFRPDFGGLARHRVADRIVKVFNARAVTIYLWHEVALMASVPLIDLMWNVPAFERDLPLDSMWFQFTIAWVLIAAAVALFGWVEDIAAKRGPRLLP, encoded by the coding sequence ATGGGAGGCGCACACCGCAGGGGTGGACCGCAGGTCGCGGTCCGTACGGAAGAGGTCGCGGCCGAGTCCGTGGTGCCGGCTGCGCAGAAAGGCGGCCGCGACCGCTACTTCGACGCGCTGCGGGCCTTCGCACTGGTCCGCGTCATCACGTACCACACGTTCGAGTGGCCCTGGCTGGGGCTGGTCTTCCCGTCCATGGGCGTGATGTTCGCACTCGCCGGATCGCTCATGGCTCGTTCGCTGGAGCGGCCCGCGCTGCGCGTCATCCGCGGCCGGCTGCGCAGACTGCTGGTCCCCCTCTGGGTGTTCGCGCTGGTCATCGGTACGGCGATGCTGCTGCACGGCTGGCTGCCGGGACCCGATGTCCTGAACTGGGTACTGCCGGTCGGCGATCCTCCCGGCAATGCGTGGGGCGAGCAGGCCTGGGCGGTGCTGTGGTACCTGCGCACGTATCTGTGGTTCGTGCTCCTGTCGCCGGTGCTGCTGCGCGCCTTCCGCCTGGCCCCGCTGCCCGTGCTCGCACTGTCCCTCGTGCCTGTCGTGGTCCTGGAGACCGTGGGGAGTGTGCCGGACGGGCGCCTCGGCAGTGCCCTCAGCGACCTGTCGGTCTTCCTGTTCTGCTGGCTGCTCGGCTTCGCCCACCGCGACGGTGTACTCGACCGGATGCGCCCCGCACTCGTCGTCACCGTGGCGCCGGCCCTGCTGGCGGCGGGCGCCTGGTGGGCCTTCCACCACCGGGTCGACGGTTCCTACGATCTCGACGACATCCCGCTCGCCCAGGCACTGTGGTCCGCGGGATTCGTCCTGCTGCTGCTCCGCTTCCGGCCCGACTTCGGCGGGCTCGCCCGGCATCGCGTGGCCGACCGGATCGTGAAGGTCTTCAATGCCCGTGCCGTGACGATCTATCTGTGGCACGAGGTCGCGCTGATGGCGAGCGTCCCCCTGATCGATCTGATGTGGAACGTTCCCGCGTTCGAGCGGGATCTGCCGCTGGACAGCATGTGGTTCCAGTTCACGATCGCCTGGGTGCTGATCGCGGCGGCCGTGGCCCTGTTCGGCTGGGTCGAGGACATCGCAGCGAAACGGGGGCCACGACTGCTGCCGTGA
- a CDS encoding bifunctional polysaccharide deacetylase/glycosyltransferase family 2 protein: MNRNQVRPQRRHATPSRIERVRRQAVPKPRVIIALLLLLGLVSVMLLDGYLRAEVGNDQRVRSDASASKVPDSVLDGGPLLSFQGGTARTQAVPDKTIVLTFDDGPDPEWTQKVLDILDDNDVPGTFFLVGSMISRYPDVVRRMVDDGNEVGVHTFTHVDLSYQSAARVTREIAQTQLALAGAAGITTTLFRAPYSSTNDAIDNYSWPVYKKLGAMGYTSVFVDTDSEDWQQPGASKIIKWATPKSGKGASVLFHDAGGNRAQTLEALPRYIKKMKSKGYTFTTVSGAQQQAQGQQEQGQQAQGQRAQAPQGTPATAGNARQSNPEQAAHRTADTATLWEGRALLGAVAVAEWTVPGLAAVLAVVGVAVLGRFAMMLVLARRHYRQRNRRRFSWGPSVTGPVSVIVPAYNEKECIANTLNSLAASTHPIEIVVVDDGSTDGTAEIAESLGLPNVRVIRQPNAGKPAALNNGVRHARYDIVVMMDGDTVFEPDTVQRLVQPFGDPEVGAVAGNAKVGNRTTVIGAWQHIEYVMGFNLDRRMYDLLRCMPTIPGAIGAFRRDAVLGVGGMSEDTLAEDTDITIALHRAGWRVVYAEHARAWTEAPASLGQLWRQRYRWSYGTMQALWKHRKSVTDRGPSGRFGRVGMPLVVLFQIVTPVFAPLIDVFTVYAMIFVDFKASLLAWLAVLLVQLVCAAYAFRLDGERYRYLLMLPLQQIAYRQLMYLVLIHSCVTAATGGRLRWQKLKRTGEVGTPAPGTGVR; this comes from the coding sequence ATGAACCGGAATCAGGTACGACCCCAGCGACGGCATGCCACGCCGAGCCGGATCGAACGCGTCCGCCGGCAGGCGGTTCCCAAGCCACGAGTGATCATCGCCCTTCTGCTCCTGCTGGGACTCGTCTCCGTGATGCTGCTCGACGGCTATCTGCGGGCCGAGGTCGGAAACGACCAGCGTGTCCGCTCCGACGCGAGCGCGAGCAAGGTGCCCGACAGCGTCCTCGACGGCGGGCCGCTCCTCAGCTTCCAGGGCGGCACGGCACGGACCCAGGCCGTGCCGGACAAGACGATCGTGCTCACCTTCGACGACGGCCCGGACCCCGAGTGGACCCAGAAGGTGCTCGACATCCTGGACGACAACGATGTGCCCGGCACGTTCTTCCTGGTCGGCTCGATGATCTCGCGCTACCCGGACGTGGTACGCCGGATGGTCGACGACGGCAACGAGGTGGGCGTCCACACCTTCACCCACGTCGATCTCTCGTACCAGAGCGCGGCCCGCGTCACTCGGGAGATCGCACAGACACAGCTCGCACTGGCGGGAGCAGCGGGCATCACGACGACACTCTTCCGCGCCCCGTACTCGTCGACGAACGACGCGATCGACAACTACAGCTGGCCCGTCTACAAGAAGCTCGGCGCGATGGGCTACACCAGTGTCTTCGTCGACACGGACAGCGAGGACTGGCAGCAGCCGGGCGCATCCAAGATCATCAAGTGGGCCACACCGAAGAGCGGAAAGGGCGCCTCGGTGCTCTTCCACGATGCGGGCGGCAACCGTGCCCAGACCCTCGAAGCGCTCCCCCGGTACATCAAGAAGATGAAGTCGAAGGGCTACACCTTCACCACGGTCAGCGGCGCCCAGCAACAAGCACAGGGACAGCAGGAACAAGGGCAGCAGGCACAGGGACAGCGGGCGCAGGCACCGCAGGGCACCCCCGCCACGGCGGGCAACGCCCGGCAGAGCAACCCGGAGCAGGCCGCGCACCGCACGGCCGACACCGCCACGCTCTGGGAGGGCCGCGCCCTCCTCGGTGCGGTCGCCGTCGCGGAGTGGACGGTGCCCGGTCTGGCCGCGGTGCTGGCGGTTGTGGGCGTAGCCGTGTTGGGCAGGTTCGCGATGATGCTCGTCCTCGCACGGCGCCACTACCGGCAACGCAACAGACGCAGGTTCTCCTGGGGGCCGTCGGTCACCGGACCGGTCAGCGTGATCGTGCCCGCGTACAACGAGAAGGAGTGCATCGCCAACACCCTGAACTCGCTGGCCGCCAGCACCCACCCGATCGAGATCGTGGTCGTCGACGACGGCTCGACCGACGGCACCGCCGAAATCGCCGAGTCCCTGGGACTGCCGAACGTGCGGGTGATCCGCCAGCCGAACGCGGGCAAGCCCGCCGCGCTCAACAACGGTGTGCGGCACGCGCGTTACGACATCGTCGTGATGATGGACGGCGACACCGTCTTCGAACCCGACACCGTGCAGCGGCTCGTGCAGCCGTTCGGCGACCCGGAGGTCGGCGCGGTCGCCGGCAATGCCAAGGTCGGCAACCGCACCACCGTGATCGGCGCCTGGCAGCACATCGAGTACGTGATGGGCTTCAACCTCGACCGCCGCATGTACGACCTGCTGCGCTGCATGCCCACCATCCCGGGCGCGATCGGGGCGTTCCGCCGCGATGCGGTGCTGGGGGTCGGCGGGATGAGCGAAGACACTCTCGCCGAGGACACCGACATCACGATCGCGCTGCACCGCGCCGGATGGCGGGTCGTCTACGCCGAGCACGCGCGAGCCTGGACCGAGGCGCCCGCCTCGCTGGGGCAGCTGTGGCGGCAGCGCTACCGCTGGAGCTACGGCACGATGCAGGCGCTGTGGAAGCACCGGAAATCGGTCACCGACCGGGGGCCGTCCGGACGCTTCGGCAGGGTCGGGATGCCGCTGGTGGTCCTCTTCCAGATCGTCACGCCCGTCTTCGCACCGCTCATCGACGTGTTCACGGTCTACGCGATGATCTTTGTGGACTTCAAGGCGTCGCTGCTCGCCTGGCTGGCGGTGCTGCTTGTCCAACTGGTCTGCGCCGCCTACGCGTTCCGTCTCGACGGCGAGCGGTACCGGTATCTGCTCATGCTGCCGTTGCAGCAGATCGCGTACCGGCAGCTGATGTATCTGGTGCTGATCCACTCGTGCGTCACCGCCGCGACCGGCGGCCGGCTGCGCTGGCAGAAGCTGAAGCGCACCGGCGAGGTCGGTACACCGGCCCCCGGCACGGGGGTGCGCTGA
- a CDS encoding class I SAM-dependent methyltransferase has product MDVSQGYRESWEGFWSTTSDAPGEAIWDSDPSLTSVPDSNLLLPYADVSLPVVDLGCGNGTQTRYLATCFARAIGVDLSHAAIEHARRADTAGVAEFAQLNLVDGDAVRALHERIGDTNVYMRAVIHQSEPPARPVVAAAVATLIGKRGRAFVAELTPASKTVLQQAAQAPGGPPEKLRRVFEHGLKPASATEEEVPELLRAAGLTTLATGDTALAQTEYLPDGTRIDLPARWFVLAGG; this is encoded by the coding sequence ATGGACGTGTCGCAGGGCTACCGCGAGTCGTGGGAAGGCTTCTGGTCGACCACCTCCGACGCCCCCGGCGAGGCGATCTGGGACTCCGACCCGTCCCTCACCTCCGTACCCGACAGCAATCTGCTGCTTCCCTATGCCGACGTCTCGCTGCCCGTCGTCGACCTCGGCTGCGGCAACGGCACCCAGACCCGCTACCTCGCCACCTGCTTCGCCCGCGCCATCGGCGTGGACCTCTCGCATGCGGCGATCGAGCACGCACGCCGCGCGGACACCGCGGGGGTCGCGGAGTTCGCCCAGCTCAACCTCGTCGACGGGGACGCGGTGCGGGCTCTGCACGAGCGGATCGGCGACACCAACGTCTATATGCGGGCGGTGATCCACCAGAGCGAGCCGCCGGCCCGGCCGGTGGTCGCCGCAGCCGTCGCGACGCTGATCGGCAAGCGCGGCCGGGCCTTCGTCGCCGAGCTGACCCCCGCCTCCAAGACCGTGCTCCAACAGGCCGCCCAGGCGCCGGGCGGACCGCCCGAGAAGCTGCGGCGGGTCTTCGAGCACGGGCTCAAGCCGGCGAGCGCCACCGAGGAGGAGGTTCCGGAGCTGCTGCGGGCGGCAGGGCTGACGACGCTGGCCACCGGGGACACCGCACTCGCCCAGACCGAGTACCTGCCCGACGGCACCCGCATCGACCTGCCCGCCCGCTGGTTCGTCCTCGCCGGCGGCTGA
- a CDS encoding M20/M25/M40 family metallo-hydrolase — MAEVTTPQDSVDDLALDESVTFTSELIRIDTTNRGAGDCRERPAAEYVAERLAAAGLTPELLERTPGRTNVVARIEGTDPSADALLVHGHLDVVPAEADDWTVHPFSGEVRDGVVWGRGAIDMKNMDAMVLAVVRSWARAGIRPRRDIVIAYTADEEASAADGSGFLADQHPELFEGCTEGISESGAFTFHAGPRMPLYPIAAGERGTGWLKLTAHGKAGHGSKVNKANAVSTLAAAVARIGAHEWPVRLTPTVRAALTEIAALHGIQVDVDAPGFDVDELLGKLGPAAALVEPTVRNSANPTMLEAGYKVNVIPGRAVAYIDGRMVPGGEDEFHATLDRLTGPDVDWEFHHREVALQAPVDSPTYAKMRAAVERFDPDGHVVPYCMSGGTDAKQFSRLGITGYGFSPLKLPVGFDYQALFHGVDERVPVEALHFGVRVLDHYLRTA, encoded by the coding sequence ATGGCTGAGGTGACCACCCCCCAGGACTCCGTCGACGATCTGGCGCTCGACGAATCGGTGACGTTCACCTCCGAACTGATCCGGATCGACACGACGAACCGGGGCGCCGGCGACTGCAGGGAGCGCCCGGCCGCCGAGTACGTGGCCGAACGGCTGGCCGCCGCCGGACTGACACCCGAGCTGCTGGAACGTACCCCGGGCCGCACCAACGTGGTCGCCAGGATCGAGGGCACCGACCCGTCCGCGGACGCGCTCCTGGTGCACGGGCACCTCGACGTCGTGCCCGCCGAGGCCGACGACTGGACCGTGCACCCCTTCTCCGGGGAGGTCCGCGACGGTGTCGTCTGGGGCCGTGGCGCGATCGACATGAAGAACATGGACGCGATGGTCCTCGCCGTCGTCCGGTCCTGGGCCCGGGCCGGCATCCGGCCCCGCCGGGACATCGTGATCGCGTACACCGCCGACGAGGAGGCCAGCGCCGCCGACGGCTCCGGTTTCCTCGCCGACCAGCACCCCGAACTCTTCGAAGGGTGCACGGAGGGCATCAGTGAGTCCGGTGCCTTCACCTTCCACGCCGGACCGAGAATGCCGCTCTACCCGATCGCCGCGGGCGAACGCGGCACCGGATGGCTGAAGCTCACGGCCCACGGCAAGGCCGGCCACGGCTCCAAGGTCAACAAGGCGAACGCGGTCAGCACACTCGCCGCCGCCGTCGCCCGGATCGGCGCGCACGAATGGCCGGTGCGGCTCACCCCGACCGTACGGGCGGCGCTCACCGAGATCGCCGCGCTGCACGGGATCCAGGTGGATGTCGACGCTCCCGGATTCGACGTGGACGAACTCCTCGGCAAGCTCGGACCGGCCGCCGCGCTGGTCGAACCGACCGTCAGGAACAGCGCCAACCCGACGATGCTGGAGGCCGGCTACAAGGTCAATGTGATCCCGGGCCGCGCCGTCGCCTACATCGACGGCCGGATGGTGCCCGGCGGCGAGGACGAGTTCCACGCCACCCTGGACCGGCTGACCGGACCCGATGTCGACTGGGAGTTCCACCACCGCGAGGTCGCCCTGCAGGCCCCGGTGGACTCGCCGACGTACGCGAAGATGCGCGCCGCCGTCGAACGCTTCGACCCGGACGGTCATGTCGTCCCGTACTGCATGTCGGGCGGCACGGACGCCAAGCAGTTCTCCCGCCTCGGCATCACCGGCTACGGCTTCTCACCGCTGAAGCTCCCGGTGGGCTTCGACTACCAGGCGCTCTTCCACGGCGTCGACGAACGCGTGCCCGTCGAGGCGCTGCACTTCGGCGTCCGGGTACTCGACCACTATCTGCGCACGGCCTGA
- a CDS encoding chitinase, whose product MRISPNGSPKGAAGRARRATAVVAGLVALGLACSACTTGAAANQGGDSRSRPGGPTASAATTAYTPYVSATTAADTDSVGSPDTYNLAFVVADDDTCAPLWGGTAEPTSRAVAARVAALTATGADIRVSFGGAAGSELALACDSAEDLADAYARVLDAVGATKADFDIEGEALTDQASITLRDKALRLLQKKRHLDVTYTLPVMPDGLETTGTDLLSDAAEQKVDLSAVNIMAMNYSTSHDGDMSDYAQQAAEATHDQLTDVLGLSDSEAWRALHLTVMLGVNDTAGETFTLADAATLRAFARRTGVGALSMWATFRDRECTDEDTTKANDTCSGVEQEPGAFATALGG is encoded by the coding sequence ATGCGCATTTCACCGAACGGCTCTCCGAAGGGAGCGGCGGGCCGTGCGAGGCGGGCGACCGCAGTCGTCGCCGGACTCGTCGCGCTCGGGCTCGCCTGCTCGGCGTGCACGACGGGTGCGGCGGCGAACCAGGGCGGCGACTCCCGCTCCCGCCCGGGCGGCCCCACGGCCTCGGCCGCCACGACCGCCTACACCCCGTACGTCAGCGCCACGACCGCGGCCGATACCGACTCCGTCGGTTCCCCGGACACGTACAACCTCGCCTTCGTCGTCGCCGACGACGACACCTGCGCCCCGCTCTGGGGCGGCACCGCCGAGCCCACCAGCCGTGCGGTGGCCGCACGCGTCGCCGCACTCACCGCGACCGGAGCGGACATCCGGGTCTCGTTCGGCGGGGCCGCCGGGTCCGAGCTGGCGCTCGCCTGCGACAGTGCCGAGGACCTGGCCGACGCCTACGCCCGGGTGCTCGACGCCGTGGGCGCCACCAAGGCCGACTTCGACATCGAGGGCGAGGCCCTGACCGACCAGGCGTCGATCACCCTCCGGGACAAGGCGCTCCGCCTGCTCCAGAAGAAGCGGCACCTCGACGTCACGTACACCCTGCCCGTGATGCCGGACGGCCTGGAGACCACCGGGACGGACCTCCTGAGCGACGCCGCCGAGCAGAAGGTCGACCTCTCCGCGGTGAACATCATGGCCATGAACTACAGCACATCCCACGACGGCGACATGAGCGACTACGCGCAGCAGGCCGCCGAAGCCACCCACGACCAGCTCACCGACGTACTCGGTCTGTCGGACTCCGAGGCCTGGCGGGCGCTGCACCTCACGGTGATGCTCGGTGTCAACGACACGGCCGGAGAGACGTTCACCCTCGCCGACGCCGCCACCCTGCGCGCCTTCGCCCGGCGGACCGGCGTCGGTGCGCTCTCCATGTGGGCCACCTTCCGCGACCGGGAATGCACCGACGAGGACACCACGAAGGCGAACGACACGTGCAGCGGGGTCGAGCAGGAACCAGGAGCCTTCGCGACGGCGCTGGGCGGGTGA
- a CDS encoding LysR family transcriptional regulator produces MELRQLEHFIAVAEEQHFTRAAERVAVSQSGLSASIRSLEQELKTPLFSRTTRTVRLTEAGRALLVEAERTLAGARAAKDAVDAVRGLLRGTLTVGFEQCVAGVGVPRLLAAFRRKHPQMEIRLRQEGTSSLVDGVAGGRLDVAFAATVSAGEWRGELIPLARERMVVLCAPGHRFAQALRVPFDELPGESFIDFHPDWGPRRAADEAFATARVRRTVGLEVNDVHSLLELVHEGLGIAVVPHHFSRKPEARGLVAVELDGADQPFYESVVVLPAAGAMSPGARSLMALVRSDVRDGATR; encoded by the coding sequence ATGGAGTTGCGCCAGCTGGAACATTTCATCGCCGTCGCCGAGGAGCAACACTTCACCCGTGCCGCCGAACGGGTCGCCGTGTCGCAGTCCGGGCTGTCGGCCTCCATCCGCTCCCTGGAGCAGGAGTTGAAGACCCCGCTGTTCAGCCGGACCACCCGCACCGTGCGGCTGACCGAGGCGGGCCGCGCACTGCTCGTGGAGGCGGAGCGCACGCTGGCGGGCGCACGGGCGGCGAAGGACGCCGTCGACGCGGTACGGGGACTGCTGCGCGGCACACTGACGGTGGGGTTCGAGCAGTGTGTGGCCGGTGTGGGGGTCCCGCGGCTGCTCGCGGCCTTCCGTCGCAAACACCCGCAGATGGAGATCCGGCTCCGCCAGGAGGGCACGTCGAGTCTGGTGGACGGAGTGGCGGGCGGGCGGCTCGACGTCGCGTTCGCCGCGACGGTGAGTGCCGGGGAGTGGCGCGGCGAACTGATCCCGCTGGCGCGGGAGCGCATGGTCGTCCTGTGCGCCCCCGGCCACCGGTTCGCGCAGGCGCTCCGCGTCCCGTTCGACGAGCTTCCCGGTGAGTCGTTCATCGACTTCCATCCGGACTGGGGGCCGCGCCGCGCCGCCGACGAGGCGTTCGCGACGGCGCGGGTGCGCCGCACCGTCGGCCTTGAGGTGAACGACGTACACAGCCTGCTGGAGCTGGTGCACGAGGGGCTGGGGATCGCCGTGGTGCCACACCACTTCTCGCGCAAGCCCGAGGCCCGCGGGCTGGTCGCGGTGGAGCTGGACGGCGCCGACCAGCCTTTCTACGAGAGTGTCGTGGTGCTTCCGGCCGCCGGGGCCATGAGCCCCGGCGCCCGCTCGCTGATGGCTTTGGTACGCAGCGACGTACGCGACGGCGCCACGCGCTGA
- a CDS encoding M55 family metallopeptidase, whose product MKILISADMEGATGVTWPADVLPGTPQWERCRSMFTSDVNAAALGFYDGGADEVLINEAHWSMRNLLLERLDDRVQMLTGKHKSLSMVEGIQHGDVDAIAFVGYHTGAGTEGVLAHTYLANSITGVWLNGVRASEGLLNAHVAAEYGVPVVLVTGDNLTCVDADGYAPEARKVAVKDYVSRYAAVCRTPARTAADIRAAAKEATALAGRRDPVRGGSFTVELEFDAEHLAAAATVVPGVAPSGERRVAYTSTTMYEGIRTFKAVTTIVSSAVEEQYG is encoded by the coding sequence GTGAAGATCCTCATCAGCGCGGACATGGAGGGCGCCACGGGGGTGACCTGGCCGGCCGACGTGTTGCCCGGCACCCCGCAGTGGGAGCGCTGCCGCTCGATGTTCACCTCCGATGTGAACGCGGCGGCCCTCGGCTTCTACGACGGGGGTGCCGATGAGGTGCTCATCAACGAGGCGCACTGGTCCATGCGCAACCTCCTGCTCGAGCGGCTCGACGACCGGGTCCAGATGCTCACCGGCAAGCACAAGTCCCTCAGCATGGTGGAGGGCATCCAGCACGGGGACGTCGACGCGATCGCGTTCGTCGGCTACCACACGGGAGCCGGTACGGAGGGCGTGCTCGCGCACACCTATCTCGCCAATTCCATCACCGGAGTCTGGCTGAACGGCGTCCGTGCCAGCGAGGGGCTGCTCAACGCCCATGTCGCCGCCGAGTACGGCGTGCCCGTCGTCCTCGTCACCGGCGACAACCTGACCTGCGTGGACGCGGACGGATATGCCCCCGAGGCCCGCAAGGTCGCGGTGAAGGACTATGTGTCGCGGTACGCGGCGGTGTGCCGCACCCCGGCCCGTACCGCCGCCGACATCCGTGCTGCCGCCAAGGAGGCGACCGCGCTTGCCGGGCGCCGTGATCCGGTGCGGGGCGGCTCGTTCACCGTGGAGCTGGAGTTCGACGCGGAGCACCTGGCGGCGGCCGCGACCGTCGTCCCCGGCGTGGCGCCGAGCGGTGAGCGGCGTGTCGCCTACACCAGTACGACGATGTACGAAGGCATTCGCACGTTCAAGGCGGTGACGACGATCGTGTCGTCCGCTGTGGAGGAGCAGTATGGCTGA
- a CDS encoding alpha/beta fold hydrolase: MAVSPVHAPRHRRIRPTRSRRGQAIAAALTATVLAGAAGSAAADTGTTVVTKPTVVLVHGAFADASSWNAVVERLQHDGFSVVAPANPLRGLAGDSAYIADFLKSIQGPIVLVGHSYGGAVISTAAAGNSQVKSLVFVNAFMPDKGEALGALGDRFPGSELAAALKPVPFRNADGTSGIDLYLRAAKFHQAFAADLPAAVSAVMAATQRPIVASAFMDKAAEAAWKTIPSWALVSTRDKAISPALERFEAQRAHAQTVEIDASHVALVSHPDAVTDLIRQAATGGGSYAQPALAGTGLNTLVLAGLGVLAGGTVLMGFGLSGAARKRREPGR, translated from the coding sequence ATGGCTGTGTCACCCGTTCACGCGCCGCGGCACCGGCGAATACGTCCGACACGTTCCCGGCGTGGGCAGGCGATCGCTGCGGCGCTGACCGCGACGGTCCTCGCCGGAGCCGCCGGATCGGCAGCGGCCGACACGGGTACCACAGTCGTCACCAAACCGACCGTCGTGCTGGTGCACGGTGCGTTCGCTGACGCCTCCAGCTGGAACGCCGTCGTCGAACGGCTGCAGCACGACGGGTTCAGCGTCGTCGCCCCGGCCAATCCGCTCCGGGGACTGGCGGGGGACTCCGCGTACATAGCCGACTTCCTCAAGAGCATCCAGGGACCGATCGTGCTGGTCGGGCACTCCTACGGCGGCGCGGTGATCAGCACCGCCGCCGCCGGCAACTCCCAGGTGAAGTCGCTGGTCTTCGTCAACGCGTTCATGCCGGACAAGGGCGAGGCCCTCGGCGCACTGGGCGACAGGTTCCCGGGCAGTGAACTCGCCGCGGCTCTCAAGCCCGTACCGTTCCGCAACGCCGACGGCACCAGCGGTATCGACCTCTACCTGCGGGCCGCGAAGTTCCACCAGGCCTTTGCCGCGGACCTCCCGGCGGCCGTATCGGCAGTGATGGCCGCCACCCAACGCCCCATCGTCGCCTCCGCGTTCATGGACAAGGCTGCCGAAGCCGCGTGGAAGACCATCCCGTCCTGGGCCCTGGTCTCGACCCGGGACAAGGCCATCTCCCCGGCCCTCGAGCGTTTCGAGGCGCAGCGCGCCCACGCGCAGACGGTCGAGATCGACGCGTCCCACGTCGCCCTGGTGTCGCACCCGGACGCGGTCACCGATCTCATCCGCCAGGCCGCCACCGGCGGCGGGTCATATGCACAGCCCGCCCTGGCCGGCACGGGGCTGAACACCCTGGTCCTGGCAGGCCTCGGTGTTCTCGCGGGCGGGACCGTACTGATGGGCTTCGGCCTCTCCGGGGCAGCCCGCAAGCGACGCGAACCCGGGCGCTGA